A single window of Ktedonobacteraceae bacterium DNA harbors:
- the glk gene encoding glucokinase, translating to MLLAGDIGGTKTKLAVFSQEQGWRVPLAEEIFPSADYTGLEVAARKFLAKHDFKIEQACFGVAGPVVEGAATITNLSWVMKESQLAQDLNIPTVKLLNDLESIAHAVPFLEASDLDTINVGQPVPHGTLAVIAPGTGLGEAYLTWNGTAYQAHNSEGGHADFAPTNLFELELLRYVMQRFPHVSYERVCSGKGIPNIYDYLKDSGYAEEPGWMAERLAGARDRTLIIMNTALDPDLDCELCTATLNTFVAILGAEAGNLMLKVLANGGVYIGGGIPPRILPYLHEKRFMQAFQHKGRFTHMMSEVPVHVILNPDIALLGAASYGFGM from the coding sequence ATGTTACTTGCCGGTGATATCGGTGGCACGAAGACAAAGCTCGCGGTCTTTTCGCAAGAGCAAGGATGGCGCGTACCCCTCGCCGAGGAAATATTCCCCAGCGCAGACTATACCGGCCTGGAAGTAGCTGCGCGTAAGTTCCTGGCAAAGCACGATTTCAAAATAGAGCAGGCCTGCTTCGGTGTAGCGGGACCCGTCGTCGAAGGCGCGGCCACGATTACCAATCTCTCCTGGGTTATGAAAGAGAGCCAGCTAGCGCAGGACCTCAATATTCCCACCGTCAAACTGCTGAATGACCTGGAATCCATCGCTCATGCCGTGCCTTTTCTCGAGGCAAGCGACCTCGATACGATCAACGTGGGCCAGCCGGTTCCGCATGGCACATTGGCCGTAATCGCGCCCGGCACAGGGCTGGGCGAAGCCTATCTTACCTGGAACGGAACGGCGTACCAGGCGCACAACTCGGAGGGTGGGCATGCCGATTTCGCGCCTACTAACCTCTTCGAACTCGAACTGCTCCGTTACGTTATGCAGCGTTTCCCCCATGTCAGTTACGAGCGTGTCTGTTCAGGCAAGGGCATACCAAATATTTATGATTACCTCAAAGATAGCGGCTACGCGGAAGAGCCAGGCTGGATGGCCGAACGCCTGGCAGGGGCCAGAGATCGCACACTGATCATTATGAACACGGCTCTCGATCCCGACCTGGATTGCGAACTCTGCACGGCCACCCTCAATACATTTGTAGCCATTCTAGGCGCGGAGGCAGGCAACCTCATGCTGAAAGTGCTGGCCAACGGCGGCGTCTACATCGGCGGCGGCATCCCACCACGCATCCTCCCTTATCTACATGAAAAGCGTTTCATGCAAGCGTTCCAGCACAAGGGACGTTTCACCCACATGATGTCTGAGGTGCCGGTGCATGTCATTCTCAATCCCGATATCGCGCTGCTGGGAGCGGCTTCTTATGGATTCGGGATGTAG